Genomic segment of Methanoculleus horonobensis:
CACTACATACCGAGATGCCATTGGAACTCTCACCCTATACTCCTAACCGACCTTATGCTCCGAACCAAACTGAGATTTAGCCTGACAGGTAGTTTTGCCTGGATAAGTGATTAGAGTTTTCATTTTGCATTAAATCCCTGCCGTGCGGGGTGAAAGTAGAGATCTTGCCATAAACGGCTATAAATGCCCAAATGCACCATCAGCGAGACCCTCTTCCACTGGCAGTCCCAGAGCACCACGTCCGCGTCGTCACCGACCGGCCGGCGCTACATCGAGCACGAACGGCAGGAGAACCGGGTCCTCCTCTTCGTCCGGGAATACAACAAGGTCGACGGCATCACGCAACCGTATCTCTCCCTCGGAGCCGTCCGCTACGTCTCCCACGAGGGGAGCCGGCCCATGAGCATCACCTGGAAACTCGACCACCCGATGCCCGCGGGCTTCTTCCTGAAAGCGAACAAGATGGTGGTCGGCTAGCCCCGTCGAAACCTACTTCGTGGAGAACCGTCAGATCATGAAGGAATGAACTGCTGCCGGCACAGAAGGAGCGTGCTGCCATTCTGACGAACCCACGCTGCCCGGCCGTCCTGGTTCACGGCTGGCGGAGCCATCCCGGCATCTGGAACCGCCTTGCCCCCGCGCTCTCGGACGCCGCGGTGCCCTTCTGGAACTTCGACCACACCGCGATGCAGGGCGCCGGAACGGAGACGATCGCCCTTGCTCTCCAGGACTACATCCACACGAAAAGGGAGGAGACCGGCTACGTTGGCCCGGTCGATGTCGTCTGCCACTCGATGGGGACGTGCATCGCCCGCTACCTCCTCGAAGTTCTCGACGGCGATGCA
This window contains:
- a CDS encoding DUF3427 domain-containing protein, with the translated sequence MPKCTISETLFHWQSQSTTSASSPTGRRYIEHERQENRVLLFVREYNKVDGITQPYLSLGAVRYVSHEGSRPMSITWKLDHPMPAGFFLKANKMVVG